Proteins co-encoded in one Sporosarcina sp. FSL K6-1522 genomic window:
- a CDS encoding aldehyde dehydrogenase, with amino-acid sequence MVNFTAQDVESMIATQRAFYFTGATRNAAFRKDMLLKLKNAILANEEAINEALHKDLRKSSFESYLTEIGFVLSSISQMIKNIDEWMEPETVKTPVHLQPAKSMVIREPYGSVLIIGPFNYPFQLVMEPLIGAMAGGNCAIVKPSEISVHTAQIVKKILTETFPPDYIRVVEGEREETSTLIHASFDYVFFTGSVAVGKVVMKAAAERLTPITLELGGKSPALVDQTAAIQKAAERIIWGKFVNNGQTCVAPDYVLVHRSVKEQLVKAMIRTIRTFYGKDASKSPDYGRIVSERHFQRLTNILEKDRTHVAYGGRMEREDLYIEPTLLEEVSWTSATMEEEIFGPILPILTYDNLGEVVHQIRQLPKPLAAYMFTENEQAAAYFTDNIPFGGGCINDTIAHVGNSNLPFGGVGSSGVGSYHGKASFDTFTHAKAMMKKSTTIPMKLAYPPYGNKLKLIKPLIR; translated from the coding sequence ATTGTGAATTTTACTGCACAAGACGTAGAGTCGATGATTGCTACCCAACGTGCTTTTTATTTTACGGGGGCAACAAGGAATGCTGCATTTCGGAAAGACATGTTATTGAAATTGAAAAACGCCATACTTGCTAATGAAGAAGCGATTAATGAAGCACTGCATAAAGATTTACGGAAAAGCTCATTTGAATCGTATTTGACGGAAATCGGTTTCGTCCTCTCAAGTATCTCCCAAATGATTAAAAATATTGATGAGTGGATGGAACCGGAAACGGTGAAGACACCGGTACATTTGCAGCCTGCTAAAAGTATGGTCATTCGTGAACCCTATGGCTCTGTGTTAATTATCGGTCCATTTAATTATCCGTTCCAGCTCGTGATGGAGCCGCTGATTGGTGCGATGGCAGGAGGCAATTGCGCCATTGTGAAACCGTCTGAGATTTCCGTTCATACAGCCCAAATCGTAAAGAAAATCCTGACAGAGACTTTTCCACCCGACTATATTCGAGTTGTGGAAGGGGAGCGCGAGGAAACGTCTACATTGATTCACGCTTCGTTTGACTATGTGTTTTTCACGGGGAGCGTAGCGGTCGGAAAAGTAGTGATGAAAGCGGCGGCAGAACGCTTGACGCCGATTACACTTGAACTTGGTGGGAAAAGTCCAGCGCTGGTCGATCAAACCGCGGCAATCCAAAAGGCAGCAGAGCGAATTATCTGGGGGAAATTTGTCAATAACGGGCAGACATGTGTCGCTCCAGATTATGTACTCGTCCATCGTTCGGTGAAAGAGCAGCTTGTGAAAGCGATGATCCGTACGATTCGGACATTTTATGGGAAAGATGCATCGAAAAGTCCGGATTACGGTAGGATCGTCAGTGAAAGACATTTTCAGCGTCTCACCAATATCCTTGAGAAGGATCGTACCCATGTGGCGTATGGCGGGCGCATGGAACGCGAGGATTTATATATTGAACCAACGTTGCTAGAAGAAGTGTCATGGACGAGTGCTACGATGGAAGAGGAGATTTTCGGTCCGATATTACCGATTTTGACGTATGACAACCTTGGTGAAGTTGTGCATCAAATTCGCCAATTGCCAAAACCTCTGGCGGCTTATATGTTTACGGAGAACGAGCAAGCAGCAGCGTATTTTACAGACAATATCCCGTTTGGTGGCGGTTGCATTAATGATACGATAGCACATGTTGGCAATAGTAATTTACCATTTGGTGGTGTTGGCTCTTCTGGCGTGGGCAGTTACCATGGCAAGGCGAGCTTTGACACGTTCACACATGCGAAGGCGATGATGAAAAAAAGTACGACGATTCCAATGAAACTGGCCTATCCGCCGTATGGCAATAAACTGAAACTCATAAAACCGCTCATCCGTTAA